From one Pempheris klunzingeri isolate RE-2024b chromosome 9, fPemKlu1.hap1, whole genome shotgun sequence genomic stretch:
- the dnd1 gene encoding dead end protein 1 has protein sequence MEMMEGQQSQVLNLERVQELETWLKTTNTKLTQVNGQRKYGGPPEVWVGPAPGARCEVFISQISRDVYEDQLIPLFSSVGPLWEFRLMMNFSGQNRGFAYAKYGSPVVATDAIRLLHGHMLEPGLRLSVRRSTEKRHLCLGDLPAATKPEELLQALRALTEGVERVSLKAGPGIEGVSAIIAFSSHHTASMAKKVLVEAFKRRFALAVSIKWQSTVRQSVDEPLPQQKPSLSLLPPPLTPPRHVLNSPQRSVLPPRLAHPPPIPPGFCRAVGGPTAPLHPSSPSSASTTLSTSQGHRVSTASPVMLLQKLCEVTGVGQPLYELYYSHAGPDGFLYFTYKVCIPGITTAFEGLVMILPGPSAATMPEEARRAAAQQVLQKVSQLTH, from the exons ATGGAGATGATGGAGGGCCAGCAGAGCCAG GTGCTGAACCTTGAGCGGGTGCAGGAGCTGGAAACGTGGCTGAAAACAACGAACACAAAACTGACTCAAGTTAACGGTCAGAGGAAGTATGGAGGACCACCTGAGG TGTGGGTCGGCCCTGCCCCAGGAGCTCGCTGCGAGGTCTTCATCAGCCAGATCTCACGGGACGTCTATGAGGATCAGTTGATCCCCCTCTTCAGCTCCGTGGGGCCCCTGTGGGAGTTCCGCCTCATGATGAACTTCAGTGGCCAGAACCGTGGCTTCGCTTATGCCAAATACGGCTCGCCAGTCGTCGCTACCGATGCCATCCGCCTGCTGCACGGTCACATGCTGGAGCCCGGCCTGCGCCTCAGTGTCCGCCGTAGCACGGAGAAGAGACACCTCTGTCTGGGAGACCTGCCGGCCGCCACGAagccagaggagctgctgcag GCGCTGCGTGCATTGACAGAGGGGGTGGAGAGAGTGTCTCTGAAGGCAGGGCCCGGCATAGAGGGGGTGTCCGCTATAATCGCCTTCTCATCCCACCACACTGCGTCTATGGCGAAGAAGGTGCTGGTGGAAG CATTTAAAAGGCGGTTTGCATTGGCCGTCTCAATCAAGTGGCAGTCAACGGTGAGGCAGAGCGTGGACGAGCCGCTGCCTCAACAGAAACCTTCACTGAGCCTCCTACCGCCACCCCTGACACCGCCACGCCATGTCCTGAATTCTCCGCAGCGCTCTGTCCTGCCCCCACGCCTGGCCCACCCTCCACCCATCCCCCCAGGGTTCTGCAGAGCAGTGGGAGGACCCACTGCCCCCTTGCACCCTTCCTCTCCCAGCTCTGCCTCGACCACCCTGTCTACCTCCCAGGGACACCGAGTGTCCACAGCGTCCCCCGTGATGCTCCTTCAGAAGCTGTGTGAGGTGACCGGGGTCGGCCAGCCGCTCTATGAGTTGTACTACAGCCACGCCGGGCCTGATGGATTCCTCTACTTCACCTATAAGGTGTGTATCCCCGGGATAACCACAGCCTTTGAAGGGCTGGTTATGATCTTGCCAGGACCCTCTGCTGCCACCATGCCGGAGGAAGCTCGGCGGGCTGCAGCCCAGCAGGTCCTGCAGAAGGTGTCCCAGCTCACCCACTGA